One window of Perca flavescens isolate YP-PL-M2 chromosome 6, PFLA_1.0, whole genome shotgun sequence genomic DNA carries:
- the LOC114556925 gene encoding collagen alpha-6(VI) chain-like: MGPHFSRAMQTRGHEVPKYLIVITDGESTDNVMAPAKELRQQGVTIFAIGVKDSNEADLLDIAGDPKRTIQVNNFDALKSINEDIITDICTEDACRDIQGDIFFLADGSESISKDDFIQM; this comes from the exons ATGGGCCCACATTTTAGTAGAGCGATGCAAACTCGTGGTCACGAGGTCCCAAAGTACCTGATTGTCATCACCGATGGGGAATCCACTGATAACGTCATGGCTCCAGCAAAAGAACTGAGGCAGCAGGGTGTCACCATCTTTGCCATTGGGGTGAAAGACTCAAACGAAGCTGATCTACTAGATATTGCAGGCGACCCCAAGAGGACTATCCAGGTCAATAATTTTGATGCCCTGAAATCCATCAACGAGGACATCATCACAGACATCTGTACTGAAGATG CTTGCAGAGATATACAGGGTGACATATTTTTCTTAGCTGACGGTTCTGAGAGCATCTCTAAGGATGACTTCATACAAATGTAA